One genomic segment of Stigmatopora argus isolate UIUO_Sarg chromosome 18, RoL_Sarg_1.0, whole genome shotgun sequence includes these proteins:
- the LOC144092737 gene encoding uncharacterized protein LOC144092737 isoform X6 — translation MSVSDEDEVLQSWGWTHLCVSNYWSEESDWDGELATMSGYSLRLDDSLPYGNASSNGGGNGRKNTRMLKHRRSHQLSASCSESLLSPKSHQFANQSIRSHADASDASLISSLLHDSSICRTSVQENTTLDTFWESTITEEQSMVANSTLIGCDSPCSNHAVQTLTGFGRKDRESRTASLSYSTEGSTIYTGNQSRRASAAWTGLGGDMENKQRVLQSSGSLCDDCKEKQDEEQTHDIGSSWSGKPDGVFKWIGKQWSKIPRLKRYPLPLISILLFLCGLCWFGLEGLPGLSILELRTISDTHTLVSDDVSSNIKNEAAAEDTKEEGTAESDSARLASMENSLAALWERVEASGRQAEQMQGELIWKESGPRGLGENSRLWLSSLVKHQVDKLRKQMDQDRRRREKEFFRQHSQTSRMEVKLHNLAAQYRLVLQESTSRQEANVALSTVCENYSVAVHCQSHDVLLAEFARLEATLKDLRRDVNGLLGCQQLDQETILDQVSARVHKEVRTLLYGNSWGDQTGFTDSQFSRRYVREADLRVSLAELERNISRHLDQRHGETALKEVDGKALTRKEADVMIKNALRLFSHDQTGLADYALESGGGTILSTRCSETYKTKAGLISLFGVPLWYFSQSPRVVIQPNVQPGNCWAFQGNTGFLVIHLSMKIFPTAFSLEHIPKALAPSGTLRSAPRDFLVYGLDDRTQERGTLLGSYVYDEDGEALQTFYVTENERAFQIIEVQVLSNWGHSEYTCMYRFRVHGSPSDA, via the exons ATGAGCGTGAGTGACGAGGATGAGGTTCTACAGAGCTGGGGGTGGACtcacctgtgtgt ATCCAACTACTGGTCTGAAGAATCCGACTGGGACGGTGAGCTCGCCACCATGTCCGGTTACAGTCTACGTCTGGATGACAGCCTGCCGTACGGCAACGCCTCCTCCAACGGTGGAGGAAACGGCAGGAAAAATACGAG AATGCTGAAACATCGCCGCTCTCATCAGCTCTCGGCATCCTGCTCGGAGTCGCTACTCAGCCCCAAATCTCATCAATTTGCCAACCAGTCGATCCGCTCGCATGCAGACGCTTCGGATGCCTCGCTGATCTCGTCCTTACTTCATGACTCTTCCATCTGTAGGACCTCCGTCCAGGAGAACACTACGCTTGATACTTTCTGGG AGAGTACCATCACAGAGGAACAGAGCATGGTGGCGAACAGCACTCTGATTGGCTGTGACAGCCCCTGTTCGAATCACGCAGTTCAGACACTGACCGGATTCGGTCGCAAAGACAGAGAGTCCAGAACGGCAAGCCTGTCTTACTCCACGGAAGGGTCCACCATCTACACGGGGAACCAAAGCCGCCGTGCTTCAGCAG CTTGGACGGGCCTCGGCGGCGACATGGAGAACAAGCAGAGGGTGCTTCAATCCAGTGGATCCCTGT GCGACGACTGCAAGGAGAAACAAGACGAAGAGCAGACGCATGACATCGGTTCGTCTTGGTCCG GTAAGCCAGACGGagtgttcaaatggattggcaaACAGTGGAGCAAAATCCCTAGGCTAAAAAG ATATCCTCTCCCACTTATCTCCATTCTTCTGTTCCTATGTG GTTTGTGTTGGTTTGGCCTAGAAGGTCTACCAGGTCTGAGTATTCTGGAGTTGAGGACAATCTCGGACACCCACACGCTTGTCTCAGATGATGTCTCTTCTAATATTAAGAATGAAGCTGCTGCAGAGGACACAAAGGAG GAAGGGACAGCGGAGTCTGACTCGGCGCGCCTTGCTAGCATGGAGAATAGCCTGGCGGCACTGTGGGAGCGCGTCGAGGCCAGTGGCCGGCAAGCCGAGCAGATGCAAGGCGAACTAATCTGGAAGGAATCGGGACCGAGGGGCTTGGGCGAGAACAGCAGACTGTGGCTCAGTAGTCTGGTGAAGCATCAGGTGGACAAGTTAAGAAAGCAAATGGACCAGGATAGACGGCGGAGAGAGAAG GAGTTCTTCCGACAGCATAGCCAAACATCTCGTATGGAGGTGAAGCTGCACAACCTGGCGGCACAGTACAGACTTGTTCTCCAGGAGTCCACGTCGAGGCAAGAAGCTAATGTGGCATTGTCGACTGTTTGTGAAAATTACAG TGTTGCTGTGCACTGTCAGTCCCATGACGTCTTGTTGGCAGAATTTGCCCGACTGGAAGCGACTCTTAAGGACCTCAGGCGAGATGTGAATGGACTGCTGGGATGTCAGCAACTGGACCAGGAGACT ATTTTGGATCAGGTTTCCGCTCGGGTCCACAAAGAGGTTCGGACTCTGCTCTACGGGAACAGCTGGGGTGACCAGACCGGCTTCACCGATTCCCAGTTTTCGAGACGCTACGTAAGAGAGGCTGACCTGCGTGTGTCTCTGGCCGAACTGGAGCGCAATATCAGCCGCCATCTGGACCAGCGCCATGGTGAGACGGCGCTTAAAGAGGTGGATGGGAAGGCGCTGACCAGGAAG GAAGCAGATGTGATGATAAAGAATGCATTGCGGCTGTTCTCCCACGACCAAACTGGACTTGCCGACTACGCGTTGGAGTctggag GAGGCACTATTCTTAGCACTCGCTGTTCCGAGACCTACAAAACCAAGGCAGGATTAATCAGTTTGTTTGGAGTCCCTCTCTGGTACTTCTCGCAGTCTCCGCGAGTCGTTATTCAG CCAAACGTACAGCCGGGGAACTGCTGGGCCTTCCAAGGAAACACAGGGTTCCTGGTAATCCACTTGTCCATGAAGATCTTCCCCACCGCCTTCTCCCTGGAGCACATCCCCAAAGCCTTGGCGCCTAGCGGGACTTTGCGTAGCGCCCCCAGAGACTTCCTAGTCTAC GGTCTGGACGATAGAACGCAGGAGCGAGGGACGCTGCTGGGCTCGTACGTGTACGATGAAGACGGAGAAGCTTTGCAGACCTTCTACGTCACT GAGAACGAGCGCGCCTTCCAAATCATCGAAGTGCAGGTCTTGTCCAACTGGGGCCACTCAGAGTACACGTGCATGTACCGATTCAGAGTGCACGGCTCTCCTAGTGATGCCTGA
- the LOC144092737 gene encoding uncharacterized protein LOC144092737 isoform X5: MSGYSLRLDDSLPYGNASSNGGGNGRKNTRMLKHRRSHQLSASCSESLLSPKSHQFANQSIRSHADASDASLISSLLHDSSICRTSVQENTTLDTFWESTITEEQSMVANSTLIGCDSPCSNHAVQTLTGFGRKDRESRTASLSYSTEGSTIYTGNQSRRASAGPLQMWSDSLLIGAKRAAACCQSTLAHVRQVDSQLRAWTGLGGDMENKQRVLQSSGSLCDDCKEKQDEEQTHDIGSSWSGKPDGVFKWIGKQWSKIPRLKRYPLPLISILLFLCGLCWFGLEGLPGLSILELRTISDTHTLVSDDVSSNIKNEAAAEDTKEEGTAESDSARLASMENSLAALWERVEASGRQAEQMQGELIWKESGPRGLGENSRLWLSSLVKHQVDKLRKQMDQDRRRREKEFFRQHSQTSRMEVKLHNLAAQYRLVLQESTSRQEANVALSTVCENYSVAVHCQSHDVLLAEFARLEATLKDLRRDVNGLLGCQQLDQETILDQVSARVHKEVRTLLYGNSWGDQTGFTDSQFSRRYVREADLRVSLAELERNISRHLDQRHGETALKEVDGKALTRKEADVMIKNALRLFSHDQTGLADYALESGGGTILSTRCSETYKTKAGLISLFGVPLWYFSQSPRVVIQPNVQPGNCWAFQGNTGFLVIHLSMKIFPTAFSLEHIPKALAPSGTLRSAPRDFLVYGLDDRTQERGTLLGSYVYDEDGEALQTFYVTENERAFQIIEVQVLSNWGHSEYTCMYRFRVHGSPSDA, translated from the exons ATGTCCGGTTACAGTCTACGTCTGGATGACAGCCTGCCGTACGGCAACGCCTCCTCCAACGGTGGAGGAAACGGCAGGAAAAATACGAG AATGCTGAAACATCGCCGCTCTCATCAGCTCTCGGCATCCTGCTCGGAGTCGCTACTCAGCCCCAAATCTCATCAATTTGCCAACCAGTCGATCCGCTCGCATGCAGACGCTTCGGATGCCTCGCTGATCTCGTCCTTACTTCATGACTCTTCCATCTGTAGGACCTCCGTCCAGGAGAACACTACGCTTGATACTTTCTGGG AGAGTACCATCACAGAGGAACAGAGCATGGTGGCGAACAGCACTCTGATTGGCTGTGACAGCCCCTGTTCGAATCACGCAGTTCAGACACTGACCGGATTCGGTCGCAAAGACAGAGAGTCCAGAACGGCAAGCCTGTCTTACTCCACGGAAGGGTCCACCATCTACACGGGGAACCAAAGCCGCCGTGCTTCAGCAG GGCCGCTGCAGATGTGGTCAGACTCTTTACTGATCGGCGCGAAACGGGCCGCGGCCTGTTGTCAATCAACGCTGGCTCACGTCCGGCAGGTCGACAGTCAACTCAGAG CTTGGACGGGCCTCGGCGGCGACATGGAGAACAAGCAGAGGGTGCTTCAATCCAGTGGATCCCTGT GCGACGACTGCAAGGAGAAACAAGACGAAGAGCAGACGCATGACATCGGTTCGTCTTGGTCCG GTAAGCCAGACGGagtgttcaaatggattggcaaACAGTGGAGCAAAATCCCTAGGCTAAAAAG ATATCCTCTCCCACTTATCTCCATTCTTCTGTTCCTATGTG GTTTGTGTTGGTTTGGCCTAGAAGGTCTACCAGGTCTGAGTATTCTGGAGTTGAGGACAATCTCGGACACCCACACGCTTGTCTCAGATGATGTCTCTTCTAATATTAAGAATGAAGCTGCTGCAGAGGACACAAAGGAG GAAGGGACAGCGGAGTCTGACTCGGCGCGCCTTGCTAGCATGGAGAATAGCCTGGCGGCACTGTGGGAGCGCGTCGAGGCCAGTGGCCGGCAAGCCGAGCAGATGCAAGGCGAACTAATCTGGAAGGAATCGGGACCGAGGGGCTTGGGCGAGAACAGCAGACTGTGGCTCAGTAGTCTGGTGAAGCATCAGGTGGACAAGTTAAGAAAGCAAATGGACCAGGATAGACGGCGGAGAGAGAAG GAGTTCTTCCGACAGCATAGCCAAACATCTCGTATGGAGGTGAAGCTGCACAACCTGGCGGCACAGTACAGACTTGTTCTCCAGGAGTCCACGTCGAGGCAAGAAGCTAATGTGGCATTGTCGACTGTTTGTGAAAATTACAG TGTTGCTGTGCACTGTCAGTCCCATGACGTCTTGTTGGCAGAATTTGCCCGACTGGAAGCGACTCTTAAGGACCTCAGGCGAGATGTGAATGGACTGCTGGGATGTCAGCAACTGGACCAGGAGACT ATTTTGGATCAGGTTTCCGCTCGGGTCCACAAAGAGGTTCGGACTCTGCTCTACGGGAACAGCTGGGGTGACCAGACCGGCTTCACCGATTCCCAGTTTTCGAGACGCTACGTAAGAGAGGCTGACCTGCGTGTGTCTCTGGCCGAACTGGAGCGCAATATCAGCCGCCATCTGGACCAGCGCCATGGTGAGACGGCGCTTAAAGAGGTGGATGGGAAGGCGCTGACCAGGAAG GAAGCAGATGTGATGATAAAGAATGCATTGCGGCTGTTCTCCCACGACCAAACTGGACTTGCCGACTACGCGTTGGAGTctggag GAGGCACTATTCTTAGCACTCGCTGTTCCGAGACCTACAAAACCAAGGCAGGATTAATCAGTTTGTTTGGAGTCCCTCTCTGGTACTTCTCGCAGTCTCCGCGAGTCGTTATTCAG CCAAACGTACAGCCGGGGAACTGCTGGGCCTTCCAAGGAAACACAGGGTTCCTGGTAATCCACTTGTCCATGAAGATCTTCCCCACCGCCTTCTCCCTGGAGCACATCCCCAAAGCCTTGGCGCCTAGCGGGACTTTGCGTAGCGCCCCCAGAGACTTCCTAGTCTAC GGTCTGGACGATAGAACGCAGGAGCGAGGGACGCTGCTGGGCTCGTACGTGTACGATGAAGACGGAGAAGCTTTGCAGACCTTCTACGTCACT GAGAACGAGCGCGCCTTCCAAATCATCGAAGTGCAGGTCTTGTCCAACTGGGGCCACTCAGAGTACACGTGCATGTACCGATTCAGAGTGCACGGCTCTCCTAGTGATGCCTGA
- the LOC144092737 gene encoding uncharacterized protein LOC144092737 isoform X4, with amino-acid sequence MSVSDEDEVLQSWGWTHLCVSNYWSEESDWDGELATMSGYSLRLDDSLPYGNASSNGGGNGRKNTRMLKHRRSHQLSASCSESLLSPKSHQFANQSIRSHADASDASLISSLLHDSSICRTSVQENTTLDTFWESTITEEQSMVANSTLIGCDSPCSNHAVQTLTGFGRKDRESRTASLSYSTEGSTIYTGNQSRRASAGPLQMWSDSLLIGAKRAAACCQSTLAHVRQVDSQLRAWTGLGGDMENKQRVLQSSGSLCKPDGVFKWIGKQWSKIPRLKRYPLPLISILLFLCGLCWFGLEGLPGLSILELRTISDTHTLVSDDVSSNIKNEAAAEDTKEEGTAESDSARLASMENSLAALWERVEASGRQAEQMQGELIWKESGPRGLGENSRLWLSSLVKHQVDKLRKQMDQDRRRREKEFFRQHSQTSRMEVKLHNLAAQYRLVLQESTSRQEANVALSTVCENYSVAVHCQSHDVLLAEFARLEATLKDLRRDVNGLLGCQQLDQETILDQVSARVHKEVRTLLYGNSWGDQTGFTDSQFSRRYVREADLRVSLAELERNISRHLDQRHGETALKEVDGKALTRKEADVMIKNALRLFSHDQTGLADYALESGGGTILSTRCSETYKTKAGLISLFGVPLWYFSQSPRVVIQPNVQPGNCWAFQGNTGFLVIHLSMKIFPTAFSLEHIPKALAPSGTLRSAPRDFLVYGLDDRTQERGTLLGSYVYDEDGEALQTFYVTENERAFQIIEVQVLSNWGHSEYTCMYRFRVHGSPSDA; translated from the exons ATGAGCGTGAGTGACGAGGATGAGGTTCTACAGAGCTGGGGGTGGACtcacctgtgtgt ATCCAACTACTGGTCTGAAGAATCCGACTGGGACGGTGAGCTCGCCACCATGTCCGGTTACAGTCTACGTCTGGATGACAGCCTGCCGTACGGCAACGCCTCCTCCAACGGTGGAGGAAACGGCAGGAAAAATACGAG AATGCTGAAACATCGCCGCTCTCATCAGCTCTCGGCATCCTGCTCGGAGTCGCTACTCAGCCCCAAATCTCATCAATTTGCCAACCAGTCGATCCGCTCGCATGCAGACGCTTCGGATGCCTCGCTGATCTCGTCCTTACTTCATGACTCTTCCATCTGTAGGACCTCCGTCCAGGAGAACACTACGCTTGATACTTTCTGGG AGAGTACCATCACAGAGGAACAGAGCATGGTGGCGAACAGCACTCTGATTGGCTGTGACAGCCCCTGTTCGAATCACGCAGTTCAGACACTGACCGGATTCGGTCGCAAAGACAGAGAGTCCAGAACGGCAAGCCTGTCTTACTCCACGGAAGGGTCCACCATCTACACGGGGAACCAAAGCCGCCGTGCTTCAGCAG GGCCGCTGCAGATGTGGTCAGACTCTTTACTGATCGGCGCGAAACGGGCCGCGGCCTGTTGTCAATCAACGCTGGCTCACGTCCGGCAGGTCGACAGTCAACTCAGAG CTTGGACGGGCCTCGGCGGCGACATGGAGAACAAGCAGAGGGTGCTTCAATCCAGTGGATCCCTGT GTAAGCCAGACGGagtgttcaaatggattggcaaACAGTGGAGCAAAATCCCTAGGCTAAAAAG ATATCCTCTCCCACTTATCTCCATTCTTCTGTTCCTATGTG GTTTGTGTTGGTTTGGCCTAGAAGGTCTACCAGGTCTGAGTATTCTGGAGTTGAGGACAATCTCGGACACCCACACGCTTGTCTCAGATGATGTCTCTTCTAATATTAAGAATGAAGCTGCTGCAGAGGACACAAAGGAG GAAGGGACAGCGGAGTCTGACTCGGCGCGCCTTGCTAGCATGGAGAATAGCCTGGCGGCACTGTGGGAGCGCGTCGAGGCCAGTGGCCGGCAAGCCGAGCAGATGCAAGGCGAACTAATCTGGAAGGAATCGGGACCGAGGGGCTTGGGCGAGAACAGCAGACTGTGGCTCAGTAGTCTGGTGAAGCATCAGGTGGACAAGTTAAGAAAGCAAATGGACCAGGATAGACGGCGGAGAGAGAAG GAGTTCTTCCGACAGCATAGCCAAACATCTCGTATGGAGGTGAAGCTGCACAACCTGGCGGCACAGTACAGACTTGTTCTCCAGGAGTCCACGTCGAGGCAAGAAGCTAATGTGGCATTGTCGACTGTTTGTGAAAATTACAG TGTTGCTGTGCACTGTCAGTCCCATGACGTCTTGTTGGCAGAATTTGCCCGACTGGAAGCGACTCTTAAGGACCTCAGGCGAGATGTGAATGGACTGCTGGGATGTCAGCAACTGGACCAGGAGACT ATTTTGGATCAGGTTTCCGCTCGGGTCCACAAAGAGGTTCGGACTCTGCTCTACGGGAACAGCTGGGGTGACCAGACCGGCTTCACCGATTCCCAGTTTTCGAGACGCTACGTAAGAGAGGCTGACCTGCGTGTGTCTCTGGCCGAACTGGAGCGCAATATCAGCCGCCATCTGGACCAGCGCCATGGTGAGACGGCGCTTAAAGAGGTGGATGGGAAGGCGCTGACCAGGAAG GAAGCAGATGTGATGATAAAGAATGCATTGCGGCTGTTCTCCCACGACCAAACTGGACTTGCCGACTACGCGTTGGAGTctggag GAGGCACTATTCTTAGCACTCGCTGTTCCGAGACCTACAAAACCAAGGCAGGATTAATCAGTTTGTTTGGAGTCCCTCTCTGGTACTTCTCGCAGTCTCCGCGAGTCGTTATTCAG CCAAACGTACAGCCGGGGAACTGCTGGGCCTTCCAAGGAAACACAGGGTTCCTGGTAATCCACTTGTCCATGAAGATCTTCCCCACCGCCTTCTCCCTGGAGCACATCCCCAAAGCCTTGGCGCCTAGCGGGACTTTGCGTAGCGCCCCCAGAGACTTCCTAGTCTAC GGTCTGGACGATAGAACGCAGGAGCGAGGGACGCTGCTGGGCTCGTACGTGTACGATGAAGACGGAGAAGCTTTGCAGACCTTCTACGTCACT GAGAACGAGCGCGCCTTCCAAATCATCGAAGTGCAGGTCTTGTCCAACTGGGGCCACTCAGAGTACACGTGCATGTACCGATTCAGAGTGCACGGCTCTCCTAGTGATGCCTGA
- the LOC144092737 gene encoding uncharacterized protein LOC144092737 isoform X3, translated as MSVSDEDEVLQSWGWTHLCVSNYWSEESDWDGELATMSGYSLRLDDSLPYGNASSNGGGNGRKNTRMLKHRRSHQLSASCSESLLSPKSHQFANQSIRSHADASDASLISSLLHDSSICRTSVQENTTLDTFWESTITEEQSMVANSTLIGCDSPCSNHAVQTLTGFGRKDRESRTASLSYSTEGSTIYTGNQSRRASAGPLQMWSDSLLIGAKRAAACCQSTLAHVRQVDSQLRAWTGLGGDMENKQRVLQSSGSLCDDCKEKQDEEQTHDIGKPDGVFKWIGKQWSKIPRLKRYPLPLISILLFLCGLCWFGLEGLPGLSILELRTISDTHTLVSDDVSSNIKNEAAAEDTKEEGTAESDSARLASMENSLAALWERVEASGRQAEQMQGELIWKESGPRGLGENSRLWLSSLVKHQVDKLRKQMDQDRRRREKEFFRQHSQTSRMEVKLHNLAAQYRLVLQESTSRQEANVALSTVCENYSVAVHCQSHDVLLAEFARLEATLKDLRRDVNGLLGCQQLDQETILDQVSARVHKEVRTLLYGNSWGDQTGFTDSQFSRRYVREADLRVSLAELERNISRHLDQRHGETALKEVDGKALTRKEADVMIKNALRLFSHDQTGLADYALESGGGTILSTRCSETYKTKAGLISLFGVPLWYFSQSPRVVIQPNVQPGNCWAFQGNTGFLVIHLSMKIFPTAFSLEHIPKALAPSGTLRSAPRDFLVYGLDDRTQERGTLLGSYVYDEDGEALQTFYVTENERAFQIIEVQVLSNWGHSEYTCMYRFRVHGSPSDA; from the exons ATGAGCGTGAGTGACGAGGATGAGGTTCTACAGAGCTGGGGGTGGACtcacctgtgtgt ATCCAACTACTGGTCTGAAGAATCCGACTGGGACGGTGAGCTCGCCACCATGTCCGGTTACAGTCTACGTCTGGATGACAGCCTGCCGTACGGCAACGCCTCCTCCAACGGTGGAGGAAACGGCAGGAAAAATACGAG AATGCTGAAACATCGCCGCTCTCATCAGCTCTCGGCATCCTGCTCGGAGTCGCTACTCAGCCCCAAATCTCATCAATTTGCCAACCAGTCGATCCGCTCGCATGCAGACGCTTCGGATGCCTCGCTGATCTCGTCCTTACTTCATGACTCTTCCATCTGTAGGACCTCCGTCCAGGAGAACACTACGCTTGATACTTTCTGGG AGAGTACCATCACAGAGGAACAGAGCATGGTGGCGAACAGCACTCTGATTGGCTGTGACAGCCCCTGTTCGAATCACGCAGTTCAGACACTGACCGGATTCGGTCGCAAAGACAGAGAGTCCAGAACGGCAAGCCTGTCTTACTCCACGGAAGGGTCCACCATCTACACGGGGAACCAAAGCCGCCGTGCTTCAGCAG GGCCGCTGCAGATGTGGTCAGACTCTTTACTGATCGGCGCGAAACGGGCCGCGGCCTGTTGTCAATCAACGCTGGCTCACGTCCGGCAGGTCGACAGTCAACTCAGAG CTTGGACGGGCCTCGGCGGCGACATGGAGAACAAGCAGAGGGTGCTTCAATCCAGTGGATCCCTGT GCGACGACTGCAAGGAGAAACAAGACGAAGAGCAGACGCATGACATCG GTAAGCCAGACGGagtgttcaaatggattggcaaACAGTGGAGCAAAATCCCTAGGCTAAAAAG ATATCCTCTCCCACTTATCTCCATTCTTCTGTTCCTATGTG GTTTGTGTTGGTTTGGCCTAGAAGGTCTACCAGGTCTGAGTATTCTGGAGTTGAGGACAATCTCGGACACCCACACGCTTGTCTCAGATGATGTCTCTTCTAATATTAAGAATGAAGCTGCTGCAGAGGACACAAAGGAG GAAGGGACAGCGGAGTCTGACTCGGCGCGCCTTGCTAGCATGGAGAATAGCCTGGCGGCACTGTGGGAGCGCGTCGAGGCCAGTGGCCGGCAAGCCGAGCAGATGCAAGGCGAACTAATCTGGAAGGAATCGGGACCGAGGGGCTTGGGCGAGAACAGCAGACTGTGGCTCAGTAGTCTGGTGAAGCATCAGGTGGACAAGTTAAGAAAGCAAATGGACCAGGATAGACGGCGGAGAGAGAAG GAGTTCTTCCGACAGCATAGCCAAACATCTCGTATGGAGGTGAAGCTGCACAACCTGGCGGCACAGTACAGACTTGTTCTCCAGGAGTCCACGTCGAGGCAAGAAGCTAATGTGGCATTGTCGACTGTTTGTGAAAATTACAG TGTTGCTGTGCACTGTCAGTCCCATGACGTCTTGTTGGCAGAATTTGCCCGACTGGAAGCGACTCTTAAGGACCTCAGGCGAGATGTGAATGGACTGCTGGGATGTCAGCAACTGGACCAGGAGACT ATTTTGGATCAGGTTTCCGCTCGGGTCCACAAAGAGGTTCGGACTCTGCTCTACGGGAACAGCTGGGGTGACCAGACCGGCTTCACCGATTCCCAGTTTTCGAGACGCTACGTAAGAGAGGCTGACCTGCGTGTGTCTCTGGCCGAACTGGAGCGCAATATCAGCCGCCATCTGGACCAGCGCCATGGTGAGACGGCGCTTAAAGAGGTGGATGGGAAGGCGCTGACCAGGAAG GAAGCAGATGTGATGATAAAGAATGCATTGCGGCTGTTCTCCCACGACCAAACTGGACTTGCCGACTACGCGTTGGAGTctggag GAGGCACTATTCTTAGCACTCGCTGTTCCGAGACCTACAAAACCAAGGCAGGATTAATCAGTTTGTTTGGAGTCCCTCTCTGGTACTTCTCGCAGTCTCCGCGAGTCGTTATTCAG CCAAACGTACAGCCGGGGAACTGCTGGGCCTTCCAAGGAAACACAGGGTTCCTGGTAATCCACTTGTCCATGAAGATCTTCCCCACCGCCTTCTCCCTGGAGCACATCCCCAAAGCCTTGGCGCCTAGCGGGACTTTGCGTAGCGCCCCCAGAGACTTCCTAGTCTAC GGTCTGGACGATAGAACGCAGGAGCGAGGGACGCTGCTGGGCTCGTACGTGTACGATGAAGACGGAGAAGCTTTGCAGACCTTCTACGTCACT GAGAACGAGCGCGCCTTCCAAATCATCGAAGTGCAGGTCTTGTCCAACTGGGGCCACTCAGAGTACACGTGCATGTACCGATTCAGAGTGCACGGCTCTCCTAGTGATGCCTGA